The bacterium region TTCAATGTGCAGGTAATTCTTTACAGCACCGGACGAATTGTTTATCAGTATGGCGCTGCTGATGCCGGGAACCCTGCTTATGCAACGGGAACGATTGGTATTCAAGGTGCACAAACTGGAAACATGTTCCTGCAGTATGGTACAAACACGGAAGCAATGCCGGCAGAAGGTTTTGCAATCGAGTTTACGACCGACTTAGGTTCGCATGGATACGCCACCGGTTATGTAACTCGTGCCACCGGAGCGCCGATTGAAGGTGCCCACGTTCGATTCGTTCCGGCGTTTAATGCAACTACCGACGCTACCGGATACTGGTTCCTTGAGTTACCATCGGGAACTTATCCCGTCCAGATCAATGCCGATTGCTTTGGTTCAGTGGTCAACTACCCGGCGATTACAATCGTCGAAAACGATACGACGGAAATGCGTGATACACTGTATCGGGCAAATGTCGCGACGAACGTTACTTCGCTCGAATTCCAAGTACCACCGAGTGAATCGCGTTCCCAGACGATTATCTTGACAAATTCCGGCGACTATCAGTTGGAATTTGCAACTCGTGTTCAATACAGCGTCGCTGACGAATTGCGTTCAGTTGCATCCGATAATGTGAAGCTCTGGCAGCGTTCGAGCGAAGCGCCGGCTATGCGCTTTGGTCCCCCGAGCGTTGTGGTTAACGAACCGATCAAGACGGAAGCGAAAACTACAATGGCACAACCTTTGAACGGAACTCCCGAGCAAAAGGCTGCCTACCAGCGTTGGTTGGATGAGAATACGACCAATACCCCGCCTGCCATCGACCAAACTTGGGGTCCGGACGGCTACGGATACGAAGCGATGGATAACGTAGAAGCCGGTTTCCCGACTTGGTTATCCTATATGGATATTCGTGGTATTGGTACTGAAGTCATTACCAATATGGATGATCAAATTCTGGTTACGACATTGGATAACTTCTCCTTCCGTTATTACGGAACCAATTACACCAGCGCGGTATTTAGCTCGAACGGTTACATTCAGTTCGATGCAACCGGTGCCAACTGGTTGAGCGGTACACTTCCGAATGCCAATGTCGTGAATGGTGTTTTCCAGTATTGGCGGGACTTAGTAACATCGGTTACTAAGTATTATGATGCAACCACGAACCGGTTCATCATCCAATGGGATGGTCGTCATTTTGGTGGTACCGATTCAGTGCATTTCCAAATGCAACTCTTTGGTGCCAACAACGCCATCGTATTCTTCTACAACACGATTCCAGCGGCTGGAACCGCAACAGTCGGTATTCAAAATGCCGATGGTACAAACAATCGCAACATCGCTTGTTACAACACGGCAGCCCCGACCAACGGTTGGGTGAATTATGCAGTATCGTTTACCGATATGAGCCCCGGTGGCGGCGGCGGCTGGCAACGTTGGGCGATGGTTGATCCGGCAAACGGTATCGTTGTTCCGGGTGGAACGGCGGAGTTGTTCTTACAAGTCACGATGCCCGACTCTGCGGTATTGGGACAAGTTTATTCAGCAAGTGTGCTGATTACGACGAATGCCTGTTCAACAGTTGCTATTCCGTTCACTACGACCGTCGTTTCGGCGCCGGAAGAAGTGACAGGATTACCGCACGAGTATAAACTGCATCAGAATTTCCCGAATCCATTCAATCCGACGACGGAAATCCGGTTTGACCTTAAGAACTCCGGCATTACCAAACTTACCGTGTATAACATGCTCGGTCAGGAAGTCGGAACGATGGTCAACGGATATTTACCGGCAGGTTACCACACCGTACGGTTTGAAGCGAAGTCGCTCGCAGCGGGCGTTTACTTCTACCGGATCGAGAGTGGAAACTTCACTTCCCTCAAGAAGATGATTCTGGTGAAGTAATTTTCATCGAAAGTATGGCGTAATCTAACGCCAACTGACACAAGGGCGAACTTCGGTTCGCCCTTTGTTGTTGTGAGGAATCTCTCAACCGGTAACGGTAAACTATTCCTGGCAGAAAAAACTTTACAAAGTCTTGTTTTGCTATAGACAATTCTCCAAGCAGTTCGTAAATTGATGTGACTACCATTGCAAACGGACTAACAATGAATCGCTTTCTCAGCAGTACCCGTTTCACTTTACTTCTGCTTACCCTCATTTTCTGCTTGCTGGGAACCAATGCCTACGCCCAGTTATGGACCCGCGAATACGATCTCGGCGCTATGGATTTCCCTACTTGCATTCGCTCACTACCGGATGGCGGTTTTATCGTTTCCGGGTTCAGCTACATTCAAATCTCTCTTGATTATGATTATTATGCATGGCTAGCTCGATTGAATTCGAATGGCGACACCCTTTGGACAAGACGCTATCAAGTCGGCGATTCAGCCGGTTACTTCAAATCGGTCGTTACGATGCCGGGCGGCGGTTATCTGGCGGCGGGCGGAACCGGGAATTACGACGGATTGGAGTGGATTGGCGAAAATCAAAATCGTAAGAATTGGTTTGTCCGGGTTAATGAGATTGGCGATACCCTTTGGACAAGAAAATACGGGACCAATTTCTGGAATCGGGTGAATGATTTAGTCGTTGCAGCCGATAGTTCGATATACGCCTGTGGCGGATCGGTAATAATGCAAATGGCGGATATCTACCACGTCGAACCGGCAGCGATGAGAATTTCAGCTTCTGGAGATTCGCTTTGGATGAACATATATCCCGAGCAAATAGGAAGCGAAGGTTTCCGCATCGACGACATTCCGGGCGGCGGATTTGTCATCGGCGGTAATCACACATTCGTGAATTACTTCAGCGGGTACATCGATAAGGATATGTTGATGATGATAATCGATACGGCGGGTACCGGAAGAGATATCGATTATTATTCGCGAGTACCGCCATTGACAATCGTTCCCTATGAAGATGGGTTCGGAGCATTGGCGGCGAGTGACACTACTCTATTCTGTTACGGTTATACCGCATTTAGTTGGCAGAATACTGGACACCCGTGGTTGATTCGTATGAATGCCACGATGACTCAACCTTTGATGGATACGACTTACGGCGGGACTGCGTTCGAGAGTTTTCGCGATATGATTGAAGTGGAGGATGGTTTTGTCTTTACCGGACAAACGGATTCGCTTCCGCAACAGGGTCATGTCTGGCTCTACAAGATCGACCGCAATGGCAATCCGATCTGGTACCGGGTCTTTGGACAATCGAGCCCGTTTCCCGGTTCACGGCTCACAAGAACGCAAAATAACGGCTTTGTAATCCTGACCGGAACGAATGCCAATCTTCAACTTATTTGCGTCGATTCGGTCGGTACTGTCGCCGTTCCGGAAACGCCTACGAACGAGCTCCCGAATCAAATTGCACTCTTATCATCTTATCCCAATCCGTTCAATGCAGCGATAACTGTCCGCGTAAATCTTGCTGCCAGTTCCAGTGTTTCCTTGGAACTGTACAATATCGCAGGACAATGTCTGCAAGCGATTCATCAAGGAAATCTCGCAACGGGTAGCCATTCGTTTCGCTTGGATGGGAAGTCATTACCCAGTGGAGTGTACTTCCTTGTCCTGCATACAAACAATCAGTGTGTTACCCAAAAAATCGCATTGATCCGGTAGCCTTTTGCGATTCTATACAACAATCGAAAGGAACTGACCATGATGCCGAGATTTACCCTCCTCCTTTGCTTGTTACTGGCAACAACTGTCTTTGGTCGACCTTGGACACCTGACGATGACAATATCACCGGGATACCCGAAGAAGGTGCAATTCAAATTGTGACCGATAAACTCGGGGTGGGACACTACCGGATACGGTTTTTGAGCCCGGATGTGAAAATTGAGAGCGTCGAACTGGAGAAACAGAGTTGGTCGATGATTTCAATTGCCGGTGAAACTCGCCTGTGGCAAACCGGGAAACCACAATTGCCAGCAGTGTCGCGGGCAATCCGAATTCCCAACCGGGGAAATGTCGATGTTCGCGTTTTGCATTCGGAGTACATCGAATACCCAAACATCGATGTGTTACCGCAACAAGTCATCACGGCTTATTCTGAAGAAGGAAAATTCACCGGAAAGTTGGAGTTCGATAGTGTTCAATATCATACGGATGAATTCTATCCAGGAGAACTGTTTCGAGTTAGCGAACCGAGTTGCATTCGCGATGCGCGATTTATACTGCTTGGCGTGCAACCAGTGCAAGCAAACCCGGTAACCCGCACACTGCGTGTCTATACGGAGATCGAATTGGAAGTGCTGCCAATCGGTGGCGAAGGGGTGAATGAACTCGGAGCCAGTCACCATCCGGTACCTTCGTTTGCTTCGCTGTATCGCGATATCATTGGCGCAGAGGATTTAATCGCTGAAGCCAATGAGGCAAGCCCCGGTCAAATTATGATTGTATGTCGTCCAGGCGCTGTAGCAACCATACAAGCATTTGCCGATTGGAAGACATTGAGTG contains the following coding sequences:
- a CDS encoding T9SS type A sorting domain-containing protein, which gives rise to MNRFLSSTRFTLLLLTLIFCLLGTNAYAQLWTREYDLGAMDFPTCIRSLPDGGFIVSGFSYIQISLDYDYYAWLARLNSNGDTLWTRRYQVGDSAGYFKSVVTMPGGGYLAAGGTGNYDGLEWIGENQNRKNWFVRVNEIGDTLWTRKYGTNFWNRVNDLVVAADSSIYACGGSVIMQMADIYHVEPAAMRISASGDSLWMNIYPEQIGSEGFRIDDIPGGGFVIGGNHTFVNYFSGYIDKDMLMMIIDTAGTGRDIDYYSRVPPLTIVPYEDGFGALAASDTTLFCYGYTAFSWQNTGHPWLIRMNATMTQPLMDTTYGGTAFESFRDMIEVEDGFVFTGQTDSLPQQGHVWLYKIDRNGNPIWYRVFGQSSPFPGSRLTRTQNNGFVILTGTNANLQLICVDSVGTVAVPETPTNELPNQIALLSSYPNPFNAAITVRVNLAASSSVSLELYNIAGQCLQAIHQGNLATGSHSFRLDGKSLPSGVYFLVLHTNNQCVTQKIALIR